A single genomic interval of Zobellia nedashkovskayae harbors:
- a CDS encoding lysophospholipid acyltransferase family protein, protein MQLLVFILVYPLLWLISILPYRLFYGFSDFVFFWVYRVVGYRKDVVRQNLELVFPEKTEADIKDIQKKFYHHMCDMFLEMVKTMHLSKEEVKKRYTVKNMEVIQEIEKKKTILVVCSHYANWEWNVSMNNYVSSKGYAVYQKISNTYFDRWIKNVRARWNTTLITKEETAKTVLLNYKNNVTGIFGMVSDQSPQWHRAHYWAEFMGVKVPVINGAESLARKMDLAVVFLKVSKVKRGYYSAEFIPITTAGSSTEKNEITDEFLRLAEQQIREQPEYYLWTHRRWKHRDKVPVEFQ, encoded by the coding sequence ATGCAGTTGCTTGTTTTTATTTTAGTATACCCCTTGTTATGGTTGATTTCCATACTTCCTTACCGACTTTTTTACGGGTTTTCTGATTTTGTTTTCTTTTGGGTCTATCGCGTCGTAGGATACCGAAAAGATGTGGTGCGACAGAATCTAGAATTGGTATTTCCGGAGAAAACAGAAGCCGATATAAAAGATATTCAGAAGAAGTTTTACCACCACATGTGCGATATGTTCCTAGAAATGGTGAAAACAATGCATCTGTCTAAAGAAGAGGTAAAAAAACGCTACACCGTTAAGAACATGGAAGTGATACAGGAAATTGAAAAGAAAAAAACAATTCTTGTAGTTTGTTCTCACTATGCCAATTGGGAATGGAACGTTAGCATGAATAATTATGTGAGTTCTAAGGGTTATGCCGTTTACCAGAAAATAAGCAATACCTATTTTGACCGTTGGATAAAAAATGTCCGTGCGCGCTGGAATACTACACTTATTACAAAAGAAGAAACCGCCAAAACCGTTTTACTGAATTACAAGAACAACGTAACGGGAATTTTCGGTATGGTAAGTGACCAGTCTCCGCAATGGCACCGCGCTCATTATTGGGCAGAATTTATGGGGGTAAAAGTACCTGTTATTAATGGAGCTGAAAGCTTAGCAAGAAAAATGGACCTTGCGGTAGTTTTCCTGAAAGTATCAAAAGTAAAGCGTGGCTATTATAGTGCCGAATTTATTCCGATTACAACTGCTGGTTCTTCTACAGAAAAAAACGAAATCACCGATGAGTTTCTTCGTCTTGCCGAACAACAGATTCGTGAGCAGCCAGAATATTACCTATGGACGCATAGACGTTGGAAACATAGGGACAAGGTTCCTGTGGAGTTTCAGTAA